One uncultured Caproiciproducens sp. DNA segment encodes these proteins:
- the grpE gene encoding nucleotide exchange factor GrpE: MEKKQTDKKEKQTPQAEEEIAAVQPEETSKAEKEADEEEPKDETQVKLDQAQEELKKQKELLLRTAAEYDNYRKRTEREKAAVYADATSAAVVEFLAVADNLERALEQKDCSIEDLRKGVEMVSTQLKGALTKLGVTEMGETGEAFNPDLHNAVSHMDDENAGENTIAQVFQKGYKIGDKVVRHAMVQVAN, encoded by the coding sequence TTGGAAAAAAAGCAAACAGATAAGAAAGAGAAGCAGACGCCGCAGGCTGAGGAAGAGATCGCGGCAGTTCAGCCCGAGGAAACCTCTAAAGCGGAGAAAGAAGCCGATGAGGAAGAGCCAAAGGATGAAACGCAGGTCAAACTCGACCAGGCGCAGGAAGAACTGAAAAAACAAAAAGAGCTTCTGCTCCGCACAGCGGCGGAATATGACAATTACCGCAAACGTACGGAGCGCGAAAAAGCGGCGGTTTACGCCGATGCGACCTCCGCGGCGGTTGTGGAGTTTTTAGCGGTGGCGGATAACCTTGAAAGGGCCCTTGAGCAGAAAGACTGCAGTATTGAGGATCTTCGCAAGGGAGTTGAAATGGTCAGCACGCAGCTGAAAGGCGCACTCACCAAACTTGGTGTGACCGAAATGGGTGAGACCGGGGAAGCTTTTAATCCGGATCTGCACAATGCGGTTTCCCATATGGATGATGAAAACGCCGGTGAAAATACGATTGCGCAGGTGTTCCAAAAGGGATACAAAATCGGGGATAAGGTCGTGCGTCATGCCATGGTGCAGGTCGCAAACTGA
- the hrcA gene encoding heat-inducible transcriptional repressor HrcA, with protein MELSERKQKILAAVVDLYVATGEPVGSKALCDTLDFTVSSATVRNEMSDLAEMGLLEQPHTSAGRIPSQKGYRIYIDTLMKKHSVSGEEQRYIDSLLLPSAYDPEKLLDGVARALAGMTRFAAISTTPSGSSADIRAIQFVQTSRRTAMAIMMTSAGTMKSRVFHCDFDITPEILRVFFRVLNEKLVGLPVSTITPAYIQSLAASLGNMTMLMSDALMAVLDVAQDSMQAEICLDGEMNLLFYNELGQTGIRRIMDFLSRPQELSRLLMQQNNGMKVMIGQESNRPELSESSVIVSRYAVGGRDAGAIAIIGPTRMNYGKIISNIEYLSGSVGRMLTELLDME; from the coding sequence TTGGAGTTAAGCGAACGGAAACAAAAGATTCTGGCGGCAGTCGTGGACTTATATGTTGCGACCGGCGAACCGGTGGGTTCCAAAGCGCTTTGCGACACCCTCGACTTTACCGTCTCCTCGGCGACGGTGCGCAACGAAATGAGCGACCTTGCGGAAATGGGGCTGCTTGAACAGCCGCATACCTCAGCGGGCAGAATTCCCTCGCAAAAAGGCTATCGTATCTATATTGACACACTAATGAAAAAACATTCTGTTTCGGGTGAGGAACAGCGCTATATTGACAGCCTTTTGCTGCCGAGTGCTTACGACCCCGAAAAACTGCTTGACGGCGTTGCGCGCGCACTCGCTGGAATGACCCGGTTTGCGGCAATTTCCACTACACCGAGCGGCAGTTCGGCGGATATCCGTGCAATTCAGTTTGTGCAGACGAGCCGCAGAACCGCAATGGCCATTATGATGACTTCTGCGGGGACGATGAAAAGCCGCGTTTTTCACTGCGATTTCGATATTACGCCCGAAATACTGCGCGTGTTTTTCAGGGTGCTCAACGAAAAGCTGGTCGGCCTGCCGGTTTCAACCATCACACCCGCATACATCCAGTCCCTTGCGGCGTCGCTGGGAAACATGACGATGCTGATGAGTGACGCACTGATGGCTGTGCTCGATGTGGCGCAGGATTCCATGCAGGCCGAGATTTGCCTCGACGGTGAAATGAACCTTCTGTTCTATAATGAACTTGGGCAGACGGGTATCCGCCGCATTATGGATTTTTTGTCAAGGCCGCAGGAACTTTCCCGTCTTTTAATGCAGCAGAACAACGGCATGAAGGTGATGATCGGCCAAGAAAGCAACCGCCCGGAATTAAGCGAGTCCAGCGTGATAGTTTCCCGGTACGCGGTTGGCGGCAGGGATGCGGGCGCGATTGCTATTATTGGGCCGACGCGCATGAACTACGGAAAAATTATTTCTAATATTGAATATCTCTCCGGCTCCGTCGGAAGAATGCTGACGGAGTTATTGGATATGGAATAG